ttaaaaaaatttgttacTTTAATTCATTTTTAGATGATAGCTCTGGATCTTTCTGTTCCATGAAGATAATGGAGATTCATAAACTTTAGTatgattgttattatttaagACCTCTTCGATCTTTTTGTCTACATTGTCTCGAATTCTTAATACTTCAAACAATTCAAAGTCTTTGCCTGACCTTTTCATTCTTCTCTGAGCATTTTTATAACACTTCCAAGGTTGTGGCTCTATGATTAATGACCTTGTGTTATCTTTAAGGAAGTTTAAAAGTTCTATCAGTTTCTCATCTCCATTATTTATATGTATCCACATTGTAatggaaaaacaaaaaattacatcaaacatttgtttcttttgtgtttgtttatagtcttgaactagtttGCAACCTTCATCTGATACTATGTCGCAGGTTATAAAAGTTATATCACAGATATCATTTCCTTCTTTAGCTCTCTCTATTAAAGTTGGGTCAATATCGATAGCCaacatttttacatttaaatcgCTATataattcttttaaataatgataCATATCCTTAGTAAGTTCTCCAGTATTGCAACCTACATCTAAGCAAATAATGCTATCATTCACTGCAGTGGGAAACATTTTTGGATCTAAATTATTTGTTCTCTTCTTTGAACTGTGAAATGAGTAATAATTTATGAAGTTACCAAATTTAACTGCGCCAGGAT
The DNA window shown above is from Maniola hyperantus chromosome 1, iAphHyp1.2, whole genome shotgun sequence and carries:
- the LOC117986732 gene encoding probable RNA methyltransferase CG11342, whose product is MPAQNQELSFNGNNPGAVKFGNFINYYSFHSSKKRTNNLDPKMFPTAVNDSIICLDVGCNTGELTKDMYHYLKELYSDLNVKMLAIDIDPTLIERAKEGNDICDITFITCDIVSDEGCKLVQDYKQTQKKQMFDVIFCFSITMWIHINNGDEKLIELLNFLKDNTRSLIIEPQPWKCYKNAQRRMKRSGKDFELFEVLRIRDNVDKKIEEVLNNNNHTKVYESPLSSWNRKIQSYHLKMN